A region of Shinella zoogloeoides DNA encodes the following proteins:
- a CDS encoding ArdC family protein produces the protein MRKKTEAQRVDIYTRITDRIVEDLSNGVRPWVQPWRASNMEGRITRPLRHNGLPYSGMNVLLLWSETIARGFSSPMWMTFKQALELGAAVRKGESGATVVFASRFNKSESDGHGGEIEREIPFLKAYTVFNVAQIDGLPDRYYQSAAPVTDPVERIEHADRFFRNTGAHIRHGGDRAFFSPATDHIQMPFVESFRDAASYVATLSHEATHWTAPAHRVGRDLSRYSKDRSERAREELIAELGSCFLCADLGIAPELEPRSDHASYLQSWLQVLCDDKRAIFAAAAHAQRAVAYLHGLQPATAEEREAA, from the coding sequence ATGAGGAAAAAGACCGAAGCGCAACGCGTGGACATCTACACGCGCATCACCGACAGGATCGTCGAGGACCTCTCGAACGGTGTCCGCCCATGGGTCCAGCCGTGGCGCGCGTCCAACATGGAAGGCCGGATCACCCGACCTTTGCGGCACAACGGCCTTCCCTATAGCGGGATGAACGTCCTTCTCCTGTGGTCGGAGACCATTGCGCGCGGGTTCTCCTCGCCGATGTGGATGACGTTCAAGCAGGCGTTGGAGCTTGGCGCAGCCGTGCGTAAGGGCGAGTCCGGCGCGACCGTGGTCTTCGCCAGCCGCTTCAACAAGTCCGAGTCCGACGGACATGGCGGAGAGATCGAGCGCGAGATCCCCTTCCTGAAGGCTTATACCGTCTTCAACGTTGCGCAGATCGACGGGCTGCCGGACCGCTACTATCAATCCGCAGCGCCTGTTACTGATCCCGTCGAGCGGATCGAGCATGCCGATCGCTTCTTCCGGAACACCGGCGCGCATATACGCCATGGTGGCGACCGGGCGTTCTTCAGCCCTGCGACCGACCACATACAGATGCCATTCGTCGAGAGCTTCAGGGACGCGGCCTCCTACGTGGCAACGCTCAGCCATGAGGCCACGCACTGGACGGCGCCAGCGCATCGCGTCGGCCGCGATCTCAGCCGCTACAGCAAGGATCGCAGCGAGCGCGCCCGCGAAGAACTGATCGCCGAACTCGGCAGTTGCTTCCTCTGCGCCGATCTCGGCATCGCGCCGGAGCTGGAGCCGCGCTCGGATCATGCTTCATACCTTCAGTCGTGGTTGCAGGTGCTGTGCGACGACAAGCGGGCGATCTTCGCCGCCGCCGCGCACGCGCAGCGCGCCGTCGCCTATCTTCACGGACTGCAGCCGGCCACGGCTGAAGAGCGGGAGGCAGCCTAA
- a CDS encoding DUF6878 family protein: MNGEDIHSRNKSAVFAALLEQGLTHVVVTFDGYGDSGQITEMEGRIADEPVELPDATVVLVDANCRKSSESLESAIETMIYDLLGESHGGWQDGEGAYGEFVFDVAKRTILLDLNERFIESAQSSHEF, translated from the coding sequence ATGAACGGTGAAGACATTCATTCTCGAAACAAGAGTGCCGTTTTCGCAGCTCTGTTGGAACAGGGGCTGACCCATGTCGTCGTGACATTTGACGGATATGGGGACAGTGGCCAGATCACGGAGATGGAGGGGAGAATAGCTGACGAGCCAGTTGAGCTGCCTGATGCAACGGTCGTGCTCGTCGATGCCAACTGCAGGAAGTCCAGCGAGTCCTTGGAAAGCGCGATCGAAACGATGATCTATGATCTCCTCGGCGAGAGTCACGGCGGGTGGCAGGACGGGGAAGGTGCTTACGGGGAGTTCGTGTTCGATGTCGCGAAGCGAACCATTTTGCTTGATCTTAACGAGCGCTTTATCGAGAGCGCACAGTCTTCTCATGAGTTTTAA
- a CDS encoding DUF6915 family protein — protein MAHPYHHSLSSVKKWGGVVDDYMPIHSWFDASKEITADFRHRALRHHAEGIFMAETIFGPTIRLSTGRIIPTRWVGEQHVVEDLGLIPSFADWVKAIRPEPWMGRTRRIEKDLEADLPA, from the coding sequence ATGGCGCATCCATATCACCATTCCCTCTCCTCTGTGAAGAAATGGGGCGGTGTAGTTGACGACTACATGCCGATCCACTCCTGGTTCGATGCCAGTAAGGAGATCACCGCCGATTTTCGTCACCGTGCGCTGCGGCACCACGCAGAAGGCATATTCATGGCTGAGACGATCTTCGGCCCAACGATCAGGCTCTCGACTGGCCGGATCATTCCGACCCGATGGGTTGGCGAGCAGCATGTCGTCGAGGATCTCGGCCTCATCCCGTCGTTTGCGGACTGGGTGAAGGCCATTCGCCCGGAGCCTTGGATGGGACGAACGCGCCGGATCGAGAAAGATCTGGAGGCGGACCTACCCGCATAA
- a CDS encoding IS110 family transposase, whose translation MHFYVGVDAAKDIHWACVIGADARPVFSHAVRNDPEGIAALIGELSVLNAESITVALDLLGGCATLLCAMLAEAGMRIVHTPGLAVNRARQGMRGGENKSDPRDAATIADLARTRTDLRPVEIETEIDVDIRLLVGRRREVVVDQTRRLARLRDLLSSLFPALERRIDVKTKAGLVFLSLFAAPHELRGARPHHLVRALTKVYPRMRDAQSMAQDAIALAKAQTINVPGAQTRAKLVQDLAGEALAARAQRDRIDGDLQALLESHPDAALILSLPGMGAVLTADFIACVGSTRRFRSADALAAAAGLTPVLRQSGKSRTVRRSTGGNKTLKRVFFQSAFNALADPESRAFYDRKRAEGKRHNQAVIALARRRVNVVWAILQTRMPFSQNFKNAA comes from the coding sequence ATGCACTTCTACGTTGGCGTCGATGCCGCCAAGGACATTCATTGGGCCTGCGTGATCGGCGCGGACGCAAGGCCTGTCTTCAGCCATGCCGTCAGGAACGATCCGGAAGGAATCGCGGCGCTGATCGGCGAACTGTCCGTGCTGAACGCCGAAAGTATAACCGTCGCCCTCGACCTGCTGGGCGGCTGTGCCACGCTGTTGTGCGCGATGCTGGCCGAAGCTGGCATGCGGATCGTTCATACACCTGGCCTGGCGGTCAACCGCGCGCGGCAGGGTATGCGCGGCGGAGAGAACAAGTCCGATCCTCGCGATGCGGCAACCATCGCCGATCTCGCGCGAACCCGCACCGACCTGCGGCCGGTCGAGATCGAGACCGAGATCGATGTCGACATTCGCTTGCTCGTCGGTCGGCGCCGCGAAGTCGTTGTCGATCAAACCCGACGCCTTGCGCGCCTGCGTGATCTTCTCTCCTCGCTCTTTCCCGCGCTGGAAAGGCGCATCGACGTGAAGACAAAGGCCGGCCTCGTCTTCCTGAGCCTTTTCGCCGCTCCGCACGAGCTGCGCGGCGCCAGGCCGCATCATCTCGTCCGCGCGCTGACGAAGGTCTATCCCCGCATGCGGGATGCCCAGTCCATGGCTCAGGACGCCATTGCTCTGGCCAAAGCTCAAACCATCAACGTGCCAGGCGCGCAAACCCGGGCCAAGCTGGTCCAGGACCTTGCCGGCGAGGCGCTGGCAGCCCGCGCCCAGCGCGACCGTATCGACGGCGATCTCCAAGCGCTTCTTGAAAGCCACCCTGACGCGGCCCTCATCCTTAGCCTGCCAGGGATGGGGGCCGTGCTCACGGCAGACTTCATCGCCTGCGTCGGTTCCACCCGCCGCTTCCGTTCGGCCGATGCGCTTGCAGCCGCAGCCGGCCTCACTCCGGTCCTGCGCCAGTCCGGAAAATCCAGAACCGTCCGACGATCCACAGGCGGCAACAAGACCCTCAAGCGTGTCTTCTTCCAATCCGCCTTCAACGCTCTCGCAGACCCGGAAAGCCGAGCCTTCTACGATCGGAAACGTGCCGAGGGAAAGCGTCACAATCAAGCCGTCATCGCCCTCGCACGCCGTCGCGTAAACGTCGTATGGGCAATCCTCCAGACCAGAATGCCATTCAGCCAAAACTTCAAAAATGCAGCTTGA